From a region of the Rhinolophus sinicus isolate RSC01 linkage group LG04, ASM3656204v1, whole genome shotgun sequence genome:
- the ABCA2 gene encoding ATP-binding cassette sub-family A member 2, with product MGFLHQLQLLLWKNVTLKRRSPWVLAFEIFIPLVLFFILLGLRQKKPTISVKEAFYTAAPLTSAGILPVMQSLCPDGQRDEFGFLQYSNSTVTQLLERLNRVVEEGNLFDPERPSLGSGLEALHQHLEALSLGPATRESRLDRPAVSFSLDSVARDPRELWRFLSQNLSLPNSTARALLAAQVDLPEVYRLLFGPSPVLDVDSGLPRGQEPWGHLGASSLFRLEELLFAPALLEQLTCAPGSRELGRILTVPQGQQPALQGYRDAVCSGQATARTQRFSGLAAELRNQLDVAKVAQQLGLDASNGPAPRQQPPPPRRLQALLEDLLDAQKVLQDVDVLSALALLLPQGACTGRAPGSPASSPAGTANSTGAGVGMSSNTTVEEGAPSAVSPASDAQQGQCSAFVQLWAALQPILCGNNRTIEPEALRRGNMSSLGFTSKEQRNLGLLVHLMTSNPKILYAPAGSEVDRVILKANETFAFVGNVTHYAQVWLNISAEIRSFLEQGRLQQHLLWLQQYVAELRLHPEALNLSLEELPPALRQDNFSLPNGSALLQQLDTIDNAACGWIQFMSKVSVDIFKGFPDEESIVNYTLNQAYQDNVTVFASVIFQTRKDGSLPPHVHYKIRQNSSFTEKTNEIRRAYWRPGPNTGGRFYFLYGFVWIQDMMERAIINTFVGHDVVEPGSYVQMFPYPCYTRDDFLFVIEHMMPLCMVISWVYSVAMTIQHIVAEKEHRLKEVMKTMGLNNAVHWVAWFITGFVQLSISVTALTAILKYGQVLMHSHVLIIWLFLAVYAVATIMFCFLVSVLYSKAKLASACGGIIYFLSYVPYMYVAIREEVAHDKITAFEKCIASLMSTTAFGLGSKYFALYEVAGVGIQWHTFSQSPVEGDDFNLLLAVTMLMVDAVVYGVLTWYIEAVHPGMYGLPRPWYFPLQKSYWLGSGRTEAWEWSWPWARASRLSVMEEDQACAMESRRLEETRGMEEEPTHLPLVVCVDKLTKVYKNDKKLALNKLSLNLYENQVVSFLGHNGAGKTTTMSILTGLFPPTSGSATIYGHDIRTEMDEIRKNLGMCPQHNVLFDRLTVEEHLWFYSRLKSMAQGEIRKEMDKMIEDLELSNKRHSLVQTLSGGMKRKLSVAIAFVGGSRAIILDEPTAGVDPYARRAIWDLILKYKPGRTILLSTHHMDEADLLGDRIAIISHGKLKCCGSPLFLKGAYGDGYRLTLVKRPAEPGGPQEPGLMSSPPGRVQLSSCSEPQVSQFIRKHVASCLLVSDTSTELSYILPSEAAKKGAFERLFQHLECSLDALHLSSFGLMDTTLEEVFLKVSEEDQSLENSEADVKESRKDMLPGTEGLASLGEAHAGNLARCAELTQSQASLQSTSSVGSARGDEGAGYADVYGDYRPLFNNLQDPDNVSLQEAEAEALARIGQGSRKLEGWWLKLRQFHGLLVKRFHCARRNSKALSSQILLPAFFVCVAMTVALSVPEIGDLPPLVLSPSQYHNYTQPRGNFIPYANEERREYRFQLSPDASPQQLMSTFRLPSGVGATCVLKSPANGSLGSTLNLSSGESRLLAARFFDSMCLESFTQGLPLSNFVPPPPSPAPSDSPVSQDEDPLQAWNTSLPPTSGPENWTSAPSLPRLVREPVRCTCSTQGTGFSCPSGVGGRPPQMRVVTGDILTDITGHNVSEYLLFTSDRFRLHRYGAITFGNVQKSIPASFGARAPAMVRKMAVRRAAQVFYNNKGYHSMPTYLNSLNNAILRANLPKNKGHPAAYGITVTNHPMNKTSASLSLDYLLQGTDVVIAIFIIVAMSFVPASFVVFLVAEKSTKAKHLQFVSGCNPVIYWLANYVWDMLNYLVPATCCVIILFVFDLPAYTSPTNFPAVLSLFLLYGWSITPIMYPASFWFEVPSSAYVFLIVINLFIGITATVATFLLQLFEHDKDLKVVNSYLKSCFLIFPNYNLGHGLMEMAYNEYINEYYAKIGQFDKMKSPFEWDIVTRGLVAMTVEGFVGFFLTIMCQYNFLRQPQRMPVSTKPVEDDVDVASERQRVLRGDADNDMVKIENLTKVYKSRKIGSILAVDRLCLGVRPGECFGLLGVNGAGKTSTFKMLTGDESTTGGEAFVNGHSVLKELLQVQQSLGYCPQFDALFDELTAREHLQLYTRLRGIPWKDEARVVKWALEKLELTKYADKPAGTYSGGNKRKLSTAIALIGYPAFVFLDEPTTGMDPKARRFLWNLILDLIKTGRSVVLTSHSMEECEALCTRLAIMVNGRLRCLGSIQHLKNRFGDGYMITVRTKSSQYVKDVVRFFNRNFPEAVLKERHHTKVQYQLKSEHISLAQVFSKMEQVVGVLGIEDYSVSQTTLDNVFVNFAKKQSDNLEQQETEPPSALQSPLGRLLSLFRTRPAPTELRALVTEEAEDLDTEDEGLISFEEERAQLSFNTDTLC from the exons ATGGGCTTCCTGCAtcagctgcagctgctgctctggAAGAACGTGACGCTGAAGCGTCGGAGCCCG TGGGTCTTGGCTTTCGAGATCTTCATCCCTCTGGTTCTCTTCTTCATCCTGCTGGGGCTGCGGCAGAAGAAACCCACCATCTCTGTGAAGGAAG CTTTCTACACAGCAGCGCCCCTCACCTCCGCTGGCATCCTGCCTGTGATGCAGTCACTGTGCCCAGATGGCCAGCGGGATGAGTTTGGCTTCCTGCAGTACTCCAACTCCAC GGTCACTCAGCTGCTGGAGCGCCTCAACCGTGTGGTGGAGGAGGGAAACCTTTTCGACCCGGAGCGGCCCAGCCTGGGCTCAGGGCTCGAGGCCCTGCACCAGCACCTAGAGGCCCTCAGCTTGGGCCCTGCCACCAGGGAGAGCCGCTTGGACAGGCCCGCAG TGTCCTTCTCTCTGGACTCGGTGGCCAGGGACCCGAGGGAGCTGTGGCGTTTCCTGTCTCAGAACCTGTCGCTGCCTAACAGCACTGCCCGGGCTCTCCTGGCTGCTCAGGTGGACCTGCCTGAG GTCTATCGCCTGCTCTTTGGCCCTTCGCCTGTCCTAGATGTGGACTCAGGACTTCCCAGGGGTCAGGAGCCCTGGGGACACCTGGGTGCCAGTTCCCTATTCCGGTTGGAG GAGCTGCTGTTtgcccctgccctcctggagcagCTCACGTGTGCACCAGGCTCCAGGGAACTGGGCCGTATCCTCACTGTGCCCCAGGGGCAGCAGCCAGCGCTGCAGGGCTACCGGGACGCCGTCTGCAGTGGGCAGGCTACAGCCCGCACCCAGCGCTTTTCTGGGCTGGCCGCTGAGCTCCGGAATCAGCTGGATGTGGCCAAGGTCGCCCAGCAG CTGGGCCTGGATGCCAGCAACGGTCCAGCCCCACGGCAGCAGCCACCTCCCCCACGGCGCCTGCAGGCACTGCTAGAAGACCTGCTGGATGCCCAAAAAGTTCTGCAGGACGTGGACGTCCTCTCGGCCCTGGCTCTGCTGCTGCCGCAGGGCGCGTGCACCGGCCGTGCTCCTGGGTCCCCAGCCAGCAGCCCTGCCGGGACAGCCAACAGCACAGGGGCCGGGGTGGGTATGAGCTCCAACACCACGGTCGAGGAGGGTGCCCCGTCAGCTGTGTCCCCAGCCTCTGACGCACAGCAGGGCCAGTGCTCCGCCTTCGTGCAGCTCTGGGCTGCCCTACAGCCCATCCTGTGTGGCAACAACCG CACCATTGAGCCCGAGGCGCTGAGGCGAGGCAACATGAGCTCCCTGGGCTTCACAAGCAAGGAGCAGCGGAACCTGGGCCTCCTCGTGCACCTCATGACCAGCAACCCCAAGATCCTGTACGCGCCAGCGGGCTCCGAGGTGGACCGCGTCATCCTCAAG GCCAACGAGACCTTTGCCTTTGTGGGCAACGTGACCCACTATGCTCAGGTCTGGCTCAACATCTCGGCCGAGATCCGGAGCTTCCTGGAGCAGGGCAGGCTGCAGCAGCACCTACTCTGGTTGCAGCAG TACGTGGCGGAGCTGCGGCTGCATCCTGAGGCACTGAACCTCTCGCTGGAGGAGCTGCCGCCCGCCCTGCGCCAGGACAACTTCTCGCTGCCTAATGGCTCTGCCCTCCTGCAGCAGCTGGATACCATTGACAATGCAGCCTGCGGCTGGATCCAGTTCATGTCCAAG GTGAGCGTGGACATCTTCAAGGGTTTCCCGGATGAGGAGAGCATCGTCAACTACACCCTCAACCAGGCCTACCAGGACAATGTCACAGTGTTCGCCA GCGTGATCTTCCAGACACGTAAGGATGGCTCCTTGCCGCCCCATGTGCACTACAAGATTCGTCAAAACTCTAGCTTCACCGAGAAAACCAACGAGATCCGCCGGGCCTATTGGCGGCCGGGGCCCAACACCGGGGGCCGCTTCTACTTCCTGTATGGCTTCGTCTGGATCCAGG ATATGATGGAGCGTGCCATCATCAACACCTTTGTGGGGCACGATGTGGTGGAGCCGGGCAGCTATGTGCAGATGTTCCCCTACCCCTGCTACACGCGGGATGA tTTCCTGTTTGTCATCGAGCACATGATGCCACTCTGCATGGTGATTTCCTGGGTCTACTCCGTGGCCATGACCATCCAGCACATTGTAGCAGAAAAGGAGCACCGACTGAAGGAG GTGATGAAGACGATGGGCCTGAACAATGCCGTGCACTGGGTGGCCTGGTTCATCACTGGCTTTGTGCAGCTGTCCATCTCGGTGACGGCACTCACCGCCATCCTCAAGTACGGCCAAGTCCTCATGCACAGCCATGTGCTTATCATCTGGCTCTTTCTGGCCGTCTATGCCGTGGCCACCATCATGTTCTG CTTCCTGGTGTCCGTGCTATACTCCAAGGCCAAGCTGGCCTCGGCCTGCGGCGGCATCATCTACTTCCTGAGTTACGTGCCTTACATGTACGTGGCAATCCGCGAGGAGGTGGCCCACGATAAGATCACTGCCTTCGAGAAGTGCATTGCG TCCCTGATGTCCACAACAGCCTTTGGCCTGGGCTCCAAGTACTTTGCCCTGTACGAGGTGGCGGGTGTAGGCATCCAGTGGCACACGTTCAGCCAGTCACCTGTGGAAGGGGACGACTTCAACTTGCTCCTGGCTGTCACAATGCTGATGGTGGATGCGGTTGTCTATGGCGTGCTCACATGGTACATTGAAGCTGTGCATCCAG gCATGTACGGGCTGCCCCGGCCCTGGTACTTCCCACTGCAGAAGTCCTACTGGCTGGGCAGTGGGCGGACAGAGGCGTGGGAGTGGAGCTGGCCGTGGGCTCGTGCCTCGCGCCTTAGCGTCATGGAGGAGGACCAAGCCTGTGCCATGGAGAGTCGGCGCTTGG AGGAGACTCGCGGCATGGAGGAGGAGCCCACCCACCTGCCTCTAGTAGTCTGCGTGGACAAGCTCACCAAAGTCTACAAGAATGACAAGAAGCTGGCCTTGAATAAGCTGAGCCTGAACCTCTATGAGAACCAGGTGGTGTCCTTTCTGGGCCACAACGGGGCCGGCAAGACCACCACCAT GTCTATCCTCACTGGTCTGTTCCCGCCCACATCGGGTTCGGCCACCATCTATGGGCATGACATCCGAACGGAGATGGATGAGATCCGCAAGAACCTGGGCATGTGTCCACAGCATAACGTGCTCTTTGACCGACTCACAGTGGAGGAGCACCTCTGGTTCTACTCCCGGCTCAAGAGCATGGCTCAGGGGGAGATCCGAAAGGAGATGGAcaa GATGATTGAAGACCTGGAGCTCTCCAACAAGCGGCACTCACTGGTGCAGACGCTATCGGGTGGCATGAAGCGCAAGCTCTCTGTGGCCATTGCCTTTGTGGGTGGCTCCCGCGCTATCATACTCGACGAGCCCACAGCTGGTGTGGACCCCTATGCACGCCGTGCCATCTGGGACCTCATCCTGAAGTATAAGCCTG GCCGCACCATCCTCCTGTCCACCCATCACATGGACGAGGCTGACCTGCTCGGGGATCGCATCGCCATAATCTCCCACGGGAAGCTGAAGTGCTGTGGCTCCCCGCTGTTCCTCAAGGGCGCCTATGGGGACGGCTACCGCCTCACGCTGGTTAAGCGTCCTGCTGAGCCAGGGGGACCCCAAG AGCCAGGGCTGATGTCTAGCCCTCCAGGTCGGGTCCAGCTGAGCAGCTGCTCAGAGCCCCAGGTTTCCCAGTTCATCCGCAAGCATGTGGCCTCCTGCCTGCTGGTCTCTGACACAAGCACGGAGCTCTCCTATATCCTGCCCAGCGAGGCCGCCAAGAAGGGGGCCTTCGAGCGCCTTTTCCAG CACCTGGAGTGCAGTCTGGACGCATTACACCTGAGCAGCTTTGGGCTCATGGACACGACGTTAGAGGAGGTGTTTCTCAAGGTGTCAGAGGAAGACCAGTCGCTGGAGAACAGTGAGGCTG ACGTGAAGGAGTCCAGGAAGGACATGCTGCCGGGGACAGAGGGCCTGGCCTCGTTGGGGGAGGCTCACGCAGGGAACCTGGCCCGGTGTGCGGAGCTGACCCAGTCACAGGCATCGCTGCAGTCCACGTCCTCAGTGGGCTCTGCCCGTGGGGATGAGGGAGCTGGCTATGCCGATGTGTACGGCGACTACCGCCCCCTCTTCAACAACCTGCAGGACCCCGACAATGTCAGCTTGCAAG AGGCTGAGGCGGAGGCCCTTGCGCGGATTGGCCAGGGGAGCCGCAAGCTGGAAGGCTGGTGGCTGAAGCTGCGCCAGTTCCACGGGCTGTTGGTGAAGCGCTTCCACTGCGCCCGCCGCAACTCCAAGGCACTGTCCTCGCAGATCCTGCTCCCCGCCTTCTTTGTCTGTGTGGCCATGACCGTGGCGCTCTCCGTCCCCGAGATCG GTGACCTGCCCCCGTTGGTCCTGTCACCCTCCCAGTACCACAACTATACCCAGCCCCGCGGCAATTTCATCCCTTACGCCAACGAGGAGCGCCGGGAGTACCG ATTTCAGCTGTCGCCTGATGCCAGCCCCCAGCAGCTCATGAGCACATTCCGGCTGCCATCGGGTGTGGGCGCCACTTGTGTGCTCAAGTCTCCAGCCAACGGCTCTCTGGGCTCCACGCTGAACTTGAGCAGTGGCGAGTCACGTCTGCTGGCCGCACGGTTCTTCGACAGCATGTGCCTGGAATCCTTCACACAGGGGCTACCTCTGTCCAACTTCGTGCCACCCCCACCCTCGCCCGCTCCATCTGACTCCCCAGTGTCCCAGGATGAGGACCCGCTGCAGGCCTGGaacacctccctgcctcccacctccgGGCCAG AGAACTGGACATCAGCGCCCTCCCTGCCACGCCTGGTGCGGGAGCCTGTCCGCTGCACCTGCTCCACACAGGGCACTGGCTTCTCCTGCCCCAGCGGTGTGGGCGGGCGCCCGCCCCAGATGCGTGTGGTCACAGGCGACATCCTGACCGACATCACCGGCCACAACGTCTCCGAGTACCTGCTGTTCACCTCTGACCGCTTCCGGTTGCACCG GTATGGGGCCATCACCTTCGGCAACGTCCAGAAGTCCATCCCGGCCTCGTTTGGCGCCCGGGCCCCAGCCATGGTGCGGAAGATGGCTGTGCGCCGGGCAGCCCAG GTTTTCTACAACAATAAGGGTTACCACAGCATGCCCACCTACCTCAACAGTCTCAACAACGCCATTCTGCGTGCCAACCTGCCCAAGAACAAGGGCCACCCAGCGGCCTATG GCATCACTGTCACCAACCACCCCATGAACAAGACGAGTGCCAGCCTCTCCCTGGATTACCT GCTGCAGGGCACAGATGTGGTCATCGCCATCTTCATCATCGTGGCCATGTCCTTCGTGCCGGCTAGCTTCGTGGTCTTCCTGGTGGCCGAGAAGTCCACCAAGGCCAAGCACCTCCAGTTCGTCAGTGGCTGCAACCCCGTCATCTACTGGCTGGCCAACTACGTGTGGGACATG CTAAACTACCTGGTCCCAGCAACCTGCTGCGTCATCATCCTGTTTGTGTTCGACTTGCCGGCCTATACGTCACCCACCAACTTCCCTGCCGTGCTCTCCCTCTTCCTGCTGTATGG GTGGTCCATCACCCCCATCATGTACCCGGCTTCCTTCTGGTTTGAGGTCCCCAGCTCGGCCTACGTGTTTCTTATCGTCATCAATCTCTTCATTGGCATCACGGCCACTGTGGCCACCTTCCTGCTGCAGCTCTTTGAGCATGACAAG GACCTGAAGGTTGTCAACAGTTACCTGAAAAGCTGCTTTCTCATTTTCCCCAACTACAATCTGGGCCATGGGCTCATGGAGATGGCCTACAACGAGTACATCAATGAGTATTACGCCAAAATCG GCCAATTTGACAAGATGAAGTCCCCCTTCGAGTGGGACATTGTCACCCGGGGGCTGGTGGCCATGACGGTCGAGGGCTTCGTGGGCTTCTTCCTCACCATCATGTGCCAGTATAACTTCCTGCGGCAGCCACA GCGCATGCCAGTTTCTACCAAACCTGTGGAGGACGATGTGGACGTGGCCAGCGAGCGGCAGCGAGTGCTGCGGGGGGACGCCGACAATGACATGGTCAAGATTGAGAACCTGACCAAG GTGTACAAGTCTCGGAAGATTGGCAGCATCCTGGCCGTGGACCGACTGTGCCTGGGCGTGCGTCCTGGCGAATGCTTCGGCCTCCTCGGGGTCAACGGTGCGGGCAAGACCAGCACTTTCAAGATGCTGACGGGTGACGAGAGCACGACGGGGGGCGAGGCCTTTGTCAACGGGCACAG TGTGCTCAAGGAGCTGCTCCAGGTCCAGCAGAGCCTGGGGTACTGCCCGCAGTTTGATGCCCTGTTCGACGAGCTCACGGCCCGGGAGCACCTGCAGTTGTACACGCGGCTCCGCGGCATCCCTTGGAAGGACGAGGCCCGG GTGGTGAAGTGGGCGCTGGAGAAGCTAGAGCTGACCAAATATGCCGACAAGCCAGCTGGTACCTACAGTGGAGGCAACAAGAGAAAGCTGTCTACGGCCATCGCCCTCATCGGGTACCCTGCCTTTGTCTTCCTG GACGAGCCCACCACAGGTATGGACCCCAAGGCCCGACGCTTCCTCTGGAATCTCATCCTCGACCTTATCAAGACAGGACGCTCAGTGGTGCTGACGTCACACAG CATGGAGGAATGTGAGGCGCTGTGCACGCGGCTGGCCATCATGGTGAACGGACGCCTGCGCTGTCTGGGCAGCATCCAGCACCTGAAGAACCG GTTTGGGGATGGCTACATGATCACGGTGAGGACCAAGAGCAGCCAGTACGTGAAGGACGTGGTGCGGTTCTTCAACCGGAACTTCCCGGAGGCTGTGCTCAAG GAGCGGCACCACACGAAGGTGCAGTACCAGCTGAAGTCGGAGCACATCTCGCTGGCTCAGGTGTTCAGTAAGATGGAGCAGGTGGTGGGCGTGCTGGGCATTGAGGACTACTCTGTCAGCCAAACCACCCTGGACAAT GTATTTGTGAACTTCGCCAAGAAACAGAGCGACAACTTGGAGCAGCAGGAGACAGAACCACCTTCAGCCCTGCAGTCCCCGCTGGGCCGCCTGCTCAGCCTGTTCCGGACACGGCCTGCCCCCACCGAGCTGCGGGCGCTTGTGACCGAGGAGGCTGAGGACCTGGACACAGAGGACGAGGGCCTCATCAGCTTTGAGGAGGAACGG GCTCAGCTCTCCTTCAACACAGACACGCTCTGCTGA
- the FUT7 gene encoding alpha-(1,3)-fucosyltransferase 7 has product MNNAGRVSIQKLRALGGLAGVVLLTVLWLLWLLRWAPGAVPAPQPTLTILIWHWPFANRPPELPSNTCSSYGVTHCHLSTNRSLLASADAVVFHHRELQARGAHLPLAERPHGQPWVWASMESPSHTRGLGRLQGIFNWVLSYRRDSDIFVPYGRLEPREGPAPPLPAKNGVAAWVVSNFQTRQRRVQLYQQLAPHLPVDVFGRANRRPLCSTCLLPTVARYLFYLAFENSQHPDYITEKFWRNALAAGAVPVVLGPPRATYEAFAPPDAFVHVDDFGSARELAAFLTGMNESQYRRYLAWRHRLRVRLLGDWRERFCAICARYPHLPRDQVYQDLQGWFQA; this is encoded by the exons ATGAATAATGCCG GGCGTGTCTCCATCCAGAAGCTTCGAGCCCTGGGGGGCCTGGCCGGGGTGGTCCTGCTCACAGTCCTCTGGCTGCTGTGGCTACTCCGCTGGGCCCCTGGGGCAGTCCCGGCACCCCAGCCCACACTCACCATCCTCATCTGGCACTGGCCCTTTGCCAACCGGCCCCCAGAGCTGCCCAGCAACACCTGCAGCAGCTACGGTGTGACCCACTGCCACCTGAGCACCAACCGCAGCCTGCTGGCCAGCGCGGATGCCGTGGTTTTCCACCATCGTGAGCTGCAGGCCCGGGGGGCCCACCTGCCCCTGGCCGAGCGGCCACATGGGCAGCCCTGGGTGTGGGCCTCCATGGAGTCGCCCAGCCACACTCGCGGCCTTGGCCGTCTCCAGGGTATCTTCAACTGGGTGCTCAGCTACCGCCGTGACTCAGACATCTTCGTACCCTACGGCCGCCTGGAGCCCCGCGAGGGGCCCGCACCACCGCTACCAGCCAAGAACGGAGTGGCTGCCTGGGTGGTCAGCAACTTCCAGACGCGGCAGCGGCGCGTGCAGCTGTACCAGCAGCTGGCGCCTCACCTGCCGGTGGACGTGTTTGGCCGGGCCAACAGGCGGCCACTGTGCAGCACCTGCCTGCTGCCCACTGTGGCCCGCTACCTCTTCTACCTGGCCTTTGAGAACTCTCAGCACCCAGATTATATCACTGAGAAGTTCTGGCGCAATGCACTGGCCGCTGGCGCCGTGCCGGTGGTGCTGGGGCCCCCCAGGGCCACCTACGAGGCCTTCGCACCGCCTGACGCCTTCGTGCATGTGGACGACTTCGGCTCGGCCCGAGAGCTGGCTGCCTTCCTCACTGGCATGAACGAGAGTCAGTATCGGCGCTACCTCGCCTGGCGACACCGGCTCCGCGTGCGACTATTAGGTGACTGGCGGGAGCGCTTCTGTGCCATCTGTGCCCGCTACCCTCATCTCCCCCGGGACCAGGTCTATCAGGACCTCCAAGGCTGGTTCCAGGCCTGA